The nucleotide sequence ACTGGCGTTCACAAAAAAGGGAATCTGCTCATAGTAGATTCCCTCATTTTTGTAGTTTCCTTACTGAAGCGGTGATTGCTGCGGTGAAAGCGGTTTAAGGAAGGTTGTTTTAGTTGATGTATTAAAGCTGTAAGAGGGCGTATTCAAAATCTGTTGTATGTTTCAAATCACCACGCAATCTGTTGCGCTGCCCGACGGGCGGGAAATTACCATCGAAACCGGCAAACTGGCCCGACAGGCCGACGGAGCGGTGGTTGTACGGTTGGGCGACACCATGCTGCTGGCCACCGTTGTATCCAGTAAAGAAGCTAAAGAAGGAGTTGATTTCCTTCCCTTATCAGTTGACTATCAGGAAAAATTTGCCTCCTCCGGCCGAATTCCCGGTAGCTTTCAACGGCGTGAAGGTCGCCTGGGCGATCACGAAATCCTGATCAGCCGCCTGGTAGACCGCGCGCTGCGGCCAATTTTCCCCGAGAATTACCATGCCGACACGCAGGTAATGATTACCCTGATTTCGGCCGATCCGGAAGTTCAGCCCGATGCCTTAGCTGCGCTGGCCGCTTCGTCGGCGCTGGCGGTGTCGGATATTCCCTTCAACGGGCCCATTTCGGAGGTGCGCGTTGCCAAGATTGACGGCGAGTACCGGATCAACCCTAAAACGTCGGATATTGAGCGGGCAACGCTCGATCTGATCGTGGCGGCTACCGAGAAAGATATCTGCATGGTGGAAGGCGAAATGAGCGAGTGCTCGGAAGCCGAAGTGGTTGAGGCCCTGAAAGCCGCCCACGAAGCCATCAAAACCCAGTGCCGGGCGCAGAAAGAACTGGAAGCTAACGTTGGCAAGACCGAAAAACGGGAGTATAACCACGAAACGCACGACGAAGAGTTACGGGCGGCCGTTCGGGCGTACTGCTATGATAAAATTTACGAGGTTGCTCGTCGCCAGAACCCCAGCAAAAAGGGGCGCAGTGAAGGCTTCCGCGAAGTGCGTGATGAGTTCCTGGCTACCTTCCCCGAAGGCAGTGAAGTGAACGTGGCACTGGTGAAAACCTATTTCGGTGATCTGGTCTGGGAAGCGTCGCGTCGGCTGGTACTCGATGAGCGCGTTCGGCTGGATGGACGTAAACTGGATGAAATCCGGCCTATTTCGGCGGAAGCCGGTTATCTGCCCGGTCCGCACGGTTCGGCTCTGTTCACCCGGGGAGAAACCCAGTCGCTGACGACCGTAACGCTCGGTACTAAAATGGACGAGCAGATCGTGGATCAGGCGATGTACCAGGGCTACAGTAAATTCCTGCTCCATTATAACTTTCCCGGTTTTTCGACGGGCGAAGTAAAGCCTAACCGGGGTGCCGGTCGGCGGGAAATTGGACACGGTAACCTGGCCCACCGTTCGCTCAAGAAAGTGATGCCGCCCGAATCCGAAAATCCGTATACGATCCGGATTGTGTCGGATATTCTGGAGTCGAACGGTTCGTCGTCGATGGCAACGGTCTGCGCCGGTACAATGGCGCTGATGGACGCCGGGATCAAGATTAAGGCACCCGTCGCCGGTATTGCCATGGGTCTGATTTCGGATGGGGAAAAATACGCCGTCCTGTCGGACATCCTCGGTGACGAAGATCACCTTGGTGATATGGATTTTAAAGTGACCGGTACCGAAAGAGGCATTGTAGCCTGCCAGATGGACCTGAAAGTAGATGGTCTGTCGTATGAAGTGCTGGCGCAGGCGCTGGAACAGGCCCGGGCGGGTCGTCTGCACATCCTCGGCGAAATGCGCAAAGGCATCGCGGAGGTTCGTTCGGATATGAAACCCCATGCGCCCCGCGCTATTGTCATCAAGATCGACACCAACCAGATCGGGGCCGTTATCGGACCGGGTGGTAAAGTCGTTCAGGATATCCAGAAGGATTCGGGTGCTGTGGTTAACATTGACGAACACGACAATGCCGGTTGGGTAAGCATTTTCGCGACCAATAAGGAAAGCATGGACAAAGCCGTTTCGCGCGTAAAAGGCATCGTTGCCGTTCCCGAAGTTGGCGAGGTTTATGTGGGTAAAGTAAAGACTATCCAGCCCTTCGGCGCGTTCGTTGAATTCATGCCCGGCAAGGATGGATTATTGCACATTTCCGAGATTAAGTGGGAGCGTCTGGAAACGATGGACGGGGTCTTGCAGGTAGGTGAAGAGGTGACCGTAAAGTTGATTGACGTGGATAAAAAGACTGGAAAATACCGTCTGTCCCGCAAGGTGCTGTTGCCCAAGCCAGAGAACAAAAATGCGTAAGCGATTGTTACTTTTTCGTGTAATGCAACGTCCAAAGTTAGCGTTATATAGTAACCCCACCAGGGGCAACGTATCATGAGACAGCTAAAGATTTCAAAACAGATTACCAACCGCGAGAGCCAGTCGTTAGACAAGTACTTGCAGGAAATTGGTAAAGTAGACCTGCTTACGCCTGACGAGGAAGTAACGCTGGCCCAGAAAATTCGCGAGGGGGATCAACTTTCGCTGGAACGGTTAACCAAGGCAAACCTGCGCTTTGTGGTGTCGGTTGCCAAGCAATATCAGAATCAGGGCCTTTCTCTGGGCGACCTGATCAATGAAGGAAATCTGGGTTTGATTAAAGCCGCGCAGCGCTTCGACGAAACGCGTGGGTTCAAGTTTATTTCGTACGCCGTCTGGTGGATTCGCCAGTCGATTCTGCAGGCGCTGGCCGAGCAGTCACGGATTGTCCGGCTCCCGCTCAACCGGGTCGGCTCGCTGAACAAAATTTCGAAGACATTCTCCGACCTCGAGCAGAAGTTTGAGCGGGAGCCGTCGCCGGAAGAACTGGCGGCCGTGCTGGAGATTTCGGCCGCTGAAGTTGTTGACACCCTGAAGATTTCGGGTCGTCACGTATCGATGGATGCGCCGTTCGTGCAGGGGGAAGAAAACAGCCTGCTCGACGTTCTCGAGAACGATGGTGAAGATAAGCCTGACTCGGGCCTGATCAACGATTCGCTCCGGAAAGAAGTACAGCGCGCCCTGTCGACGCTGACCCAGCGTGAGGCTGATGTCATCACGCTCTACTTCGGTCTGAACGGTGAGCATGCCATGACGCTCGAAGAAATCGGAGAGAAATTCAACCTGACCCGTGAGCGGGTTCGTCAGATCAAAGAGAAAGCAATTCGTCGTCTGCGTCACACCTCCCGGTCAAAGGCTCTGAAAACTTATCTGGGATAAGTTTTCGAATAATATGCAAAAAGGCTCCTACTGCGCAGTAGGAGCCTTTTTTGTTATTGTTTCTTACTAGAATTCAAACCGACTTTTTTTAATAATAACATATTTACATTGATTAGTATTAAACAGATTTAATTAGTTGCCAGCTTCCATTCTGTTTAATTTTAAGGCTGTTATAGATGCAAAAGGCTACCTATTTTTGAATGAGAGTTTTTTCCTGTTTCTTGCTTTACCCGGCTGCGAGGTTGTGGTTATGCATCCTCTGCCTGCTTGGGCATTCGATGGTGGCTGCGCCCGGTACAGCTTATTCAGGGGTAAACAATACCCATCTGGTGAACGGAGGGGCTGGCGCCCATGATCACCACGCTTTCTTCCTTGACTGCGAAGTTCCCTACAATCCATTAACCTACGAGATAACCGCCGGATCGGCCCATTTGTACTGGTATAATATCAGTTACTCAAACGTAACCTGGGATATACAGTATCGGGTTGTTGGAACGCCTACCTGGACAACCATCAGCGGCCTGACCAGTTCAAATTTTGTCTTGATGGGACTTGCCAACAACACCACCTATGAATGGCAGGTCCGTACGAACTGTTCGGGGGAGAGTTCGGCCTTCACCGCTTCCACTAGCTTCACCACCCAATGCCAGACGCCGGGCAGCCCTTTTGCGTCGGATATCAAGGCGGTGTCAGCAAAGCTCAACTGGACGGCGGCTGCTCCCAATCAGACCTACGCAATTCAGTATCGGGTCGTGGGAACAAGCAACTGGACTGTCATGACCGAGGTGCTGCGTTCCTCCTTTACGGTATCTGATCTAGTTAATAATACAACGTATGAATGGCAGGTGAAAACCGTCTGCTCGGCGACGGAAAGCTCGACGTATACGGCCATCAGTCAGTTCACTACCCAATGCCGTCAGCCTTCGGGTCTGACGACGGATCTCGTTGCCGCCCACTCGGCCCGGCTCAACTGGAACTCCGATTACAGCGCATCGCCGGAGATTCTGTATGACCTGCAATGGCAGGCGGTTGGCGACGCCAACTGGACGACCGTATCTGGCCTGACTTCAGTATCCTATAGCCTGAGCGGCCTGACGAATGGGCGATCGTATCAGTGGCGAGTGCGGTCGCGCTGCTCGGCCGCCGACAATCCAAACTATACTGCGCCGGTCACGTTCAATACCTTATGCGCCAATACAGCATCCCTGCTGAACGTGACGAGCGTGATGCCCTCGGCAGCTTCTTTAAGCTGGTATACCACCGATTTTAGCGCGAAAGAGCCATACGTGCTCCAGTGGCGCTCAACAGGTGCAACTACTTGGAATTCAGTAAGTCCGGTTACCTCGCCTTACTCCTTGACGGGCCTGTCGAACAATACGACCTACGAGTGGCAGATCGCTAACGGGTGTACAGAAAGCATGGTCTCTACGCCAACAGCGTCCGTCACGTTTACCACCCAGTGTTCAGCCCCCAGTGAACCCTCCACCGCAAACATCTCGTCTACGCAGGCTCGCTTGAACTGGTTTCCCCCGTATTATTACGGCCCATCAACCAGCTACGAACTACGTTGGCGTGTCGTGGGGACGTCGGTCTGGAACACGGTTACAAACTTGACGGGGACCACATACCTGTTGAGCAGCCTGACTAACGGTGCCAGCTATGAGTGGCAGATAAAAACCCTGTGCTCTGCCCAGGAAAGCTCCGAGTATACTGCGCTGACGACGTTCGCAACTCAGTGTACAAGACCAACTTCACCCAGTGTTAATGCGATTACGTCCACATCAGCCCGGCTCAACTGGTCGGGACCGGGTGAAGGCGTTACGTTTATGATGAACTGGCGGGTGCAGGGCACGACAACCTGGAACGTAGTGAGCGACATCCCAACGACGAGCGTTGATCTGGATGGTTTAGTGAATGCAACTACGTATGAGTGGCGCGTCCAGACGGTTTGTCCGGGCGGTGGTAACTCAACATTCAGTAGTTCGACGACCTTCGTTACGCAGTGTACCAACGCTGCGTATGCCTTTAAAGCCACCGCCATCATACCGACGGGTGCTACGCTCAGTTGGTATGGCCCAACCGAAGGAACGTTGTATGATATCCGCTGGCGACCCCTGGGAACAACGGTCTGGAATACGGTCAGCAATTACGTACCCACGACCACGAGTCTGAACCTGACGAATCTGACTAATGCCACGACGTATGAATGGCAGGTCCGGACGGTCTGCCGGGATGGACAGGGCTCGGTCTATGGGCCGTTACAAACCTTTACTACCCAGTGCCAGATGCCGATGTATCTGACGGCCATGGGTGTAACCGGCACATCGGTAAGCCTGAACTGGGCCGCTAACGGGAACCCACCTGATATGCCGTATCAGGTGCAATGGCGGGTGCAGGGAATCGGCGCTGACTGGAACACGGCGAATCCATCGAACCCGTCCTTTCTTATGTCGGGTCTGACACCGAATACAACCTACGAGTGGCGGGTGCGAACGCAGTGTTCATCAACCACTAATTCATCCTTCGCGGATGTCGTGACGTTCAGCACGACCGATGCCCCAGCCGGAGCGTGTACCGTGCCGGTCTCGCTGACCGCGAATAATCTTCTGCCCACCGGAGCGCGGCTGTCGTGGATTGGGTCGGCAACAGGTTACGAAATACGGTATCGGCTAATCAATACGGATAGCTGGACCGTCGTTCCCGACCTGACGAGTTCGGGCTATGAGATCACCGGTCTGCTGGCCAATACCACGTATGAGTGGCAGGTGAAGGCCGCCTGTTCAGATTACTCGGCCTCCGCCTATTTTCAAACGCAGTGCGCGCTGCCTACCGCAACCTCAACGACAAACATCACTGCCAGCGGTGCCCGGTTCAACTGGTCGGGAGGCAATGGCGGAGGTCTCTACGAAATTCAGTATCGGGTTGTCAATACGCCTGACTGGACTACGGTAGGGAATTTATCAACGACCTATTATGAGGTTGCGGGGCTCAGTAACACGACCAGTTATGAATGGCGGGTCCGGCGCGTCTGCTCCGCTACCGACCGACCGGCCTTCACCCCATCCATTACGTTCATGACCAGCTGCCGTGCGCCCACGAACCCGTACGTGTCTGAAACGGGATCGACATCGGCTGAGCTGGACTGGTCGGGCACCGGCGATTCGTTCGAAGTGCGCTGGCGGCCCACGGGTAGCAGCACCTGGACGACCGATGTAAACATGGCCGCAACGGAACACTCCCTAACGAGCCTGACGCCCGACACGCAGTATGAATGGCAGGTCCGCCAACGCTGCGGGGCAAACAGCGTGTCTGCCTATACCGGGGTGGAATTTTTCCGGACCCGCTGTTCGCTTCCAGTCAGTCCGGTTGCCACCGAGCTGACCGCCAGCACTGTTCGATTAAGCTGGGCCGGCGCGGGCGATACCTACGACATTCAGTGGCGGCTGTTGGGGACAACCGCCTGGACTGCAACGGGAAGTTTCGCCGGAAAGCAGTACGTGCTAACGGGTTTGACCGACAATAGCGTTTACGAATGGCAGGTTCGGTCGGTTTGTACGCCAACCAGCAGTTCTGCCTTTACGACCCCCAGCACGTTTCAGACGGGGTGCCGGCAGCCCTATAACCTGGTCGTGGCTCTACAAACGTCAAACTCCGCTCAGCTTTCCTGGAGCGGGGGTGGAGCGGATATAACCTATGAGATCCAGTGGCGGGTTACCAATACGCCCGGCTGGACAACGATCAGTAACCTAATCCAACCAGCCTACCGGCTCAGTGGTCTGCCAGCGAAAACAACCGTTGAATGGCAGGTCCGCACGGTTTGTTCGGCGACCAGCAACACAGCCTTCGTGGGTGGGCCAACTTTCCAGACGCAGTGCGCTCTGCCTGCATATCAACGCACCGATTTCGTGTCGCCTAAATCAGCTCAGCTTAGCTGGGGACCAGTAGCCGACGGCAACTTCGAGCTGCAGTGGCGGGTAGCAGGTGGCATGAACTGGAATTCGGTAAAAACAACCCGTACTCTTTACAGTCTGACCGGCCTGACTATCGGCACAACCTATGAATGGCGGGTGCGAACGCTTTGCTCACCGACCGATAGCTCCGCATTTATAGGCCCTGTAAGTTTTACCACCCAGTGCAGTTCCCCCAGTGCGCTGACGACCAGCAACGTTGGGCCCGGCTCGGCGGTGCTGAACTGGACCGGGCCAACATCCGGCGAAGTGCCTGACTCAACGATTACGTATGAAGTAAACTGGCGCGCCCAGGGTAATCCGGCCTGGACAGTCGTGCGGGGGCTGACCACAACAACCTACGCGCTAACGGGCTTGACATCCGGCACGGTTTACGAATGGACAGTCCGCACAAGCTGTTTGGCGGGGGATAACTCCTTGTTTGCTCCATCGGTTACGTTCAGTGCGCAATGTCTGGCGTCGGTGGCGTCGGTGCAGGTTAGTAGTGTATCAGCAGGTTCTGCTTCTCTGACCTGGGGTTCTGGTGCACCGGGGACTTATACTCCCAACTACGACCTGCGCTGGCGGGTTCAGGGGAGCGCCACCTGGACTACCGTGTCGAGCCTGACCAGTACGGCCTACTCGTTGACCGGTCTGGCGAACAATACTCGTTATGAAGCGCAGGTACAGGGCATTTGCTCAGATGGGCAACGAACGGACTTTTCGCGTGTGGTTACGTTCCGAACGGCGTGTGTCTTGCCGGCAGAGCTGAGCACGACGGCTATCGGTTCATCGTCGGCCCGGGTAAACTGGTCGACACCAGTCAGTGCAACTTATGTGTTTGATCTTCGGTGGCGTCCGGTGGGTAGTGCCGACTGGACGACGGCTGGCCTCGTTACATCGGGGTACGCACTGACTGGCCTGACAAATAATACCCTGTATGAATGGCAGATACGAACAGGCTGTAACCCGACGAATATAACGGTATATTCGGCTCCGCAGATATTCCGCACCCGTTGTACAGCACCAGCGGGAACGTTTACGTCGAGTATAACCGGGAATTCCGCTCAGCTTAACTGGACAAATTTCGACGGTGCATCCATGTATGAAGTACGCTGGCGAGCGGTAGGAACGAGCACCTGGAGTGTAAGCGGATCGTTGACTTCCTCGCCTTATACACTGACGGGCTTATCCGTGAATAGCTGGTACGAGTGGCAGGTACGGACAATCTGTTCAGATGGACAACCGGCCGATTTTAGTCCGCTGCTGCGCTTCCTGACGACAGATACAGTAGTCTGCACCAGTATGTTTACCCTGAAAAACGGGGATTGGAACGACGTAACGGTCTGGTCATGTGGTCGTTTACCCAACAGCTCAGACCCGATTCGGGTGAAGCATACGGTATCGTTACCAGCCGGATACGTCGGTAATGTGCAACAAGTAAGCCTAGATGTTGGGGGCCGGGTGAATTTCGGCTTGAACGCCCGGCTGCGCATGAACCCCTGACGTATGAGGCTGAATCAACTGATGCTTTAAAAGAACGAGGCCCGCTGGTTGCGCAATCAGCGGGCCTCGTTCGTCAGGAAATTGCTTTACTCCGTCAGATTTTTGAGGTAGGCAATGCTTTGCGGTACCTGGGTATCTTCATGGTTGCTTTCATCTTCAATGTAATAATGCTTGATGCCGACCTTCTTGGCGGCTTTCAGCACG is from Spirosoma taeanense and encodes:
- a CDS encoding polyribonucleotide nucleotidyltransferase, coding for MFQITTQSVALPDGREITIETGKLARQADGAVVVRLGDTMLLATVVSSKEAKEGVDFLPLSVDYQEKFASSGRIPGSFQRREGRLGDHEILISRLVDRALRPIFPENYHADTQVMITLISADPEVQPDALAALAASSALAVSDIPFNGPISEVRVAKIDGEYRINPKTSDIERATLDLIVAATEKDICMVEGEMSECSEAEVVEALKAAHEAIKTQCRAQKELEANVGKTEKREYNHETHDEELRAAVRAYCYDKIYEVARRQNPSKKGRSEGFREVRDEFLATFPEGSEVNVALVKTYFGDLVWEASRRLVLDERVRLDGRKLDEIRPISAEAGYLPGPHGSALFTRGETQSLTTVTLGTKMDEQIVDQAMYQGYSKFLLHYNFPGFSTGEVKPNRGAGRREIGHGNLAHRSLKKVMPPESENPYTIRIVSDILESNGSSSMATVCAGTMALMDAGIKIKAPVAGIAMGLISDGEKYAVLSDILGDEDHLGDMDFKVTGTERGIVACQMDLKVDGLSYEVLAQALEQARAGRLHILGEMRKGIAEVRSDMKPHAPRAIVIKIDTNQIGAVIGPGGKVVQDIQKDSGAVVNIDEHDNAGWVSIFATNKESMDKAVSRVKGIVAVPEVGEVYVGKVKTIQPFGAFVEFMPGKDGLLHISEIKWERLETMDGVLQVGEEVTVKLIDVDKKTGKYRLSRKVLLPKPENKNA
- a CDS encoding sigma-70 family RNA polymerase sigma factor encodes the protein MRQLKISKQITNRESQSLDKYLQEIGKVDLLTPDEEVTLAQKIREGDQLSLERLTKANLRFVVSVAKQYQNQGLSLGDLINEGNLGLIKAAQRFDETRGFKFISYAVWWIRQSILQALAEQSRIVRLPLNRVGSLNKISKTFSDLEQKFEREPSPEELAAVLEISAAEVVDTLKISGRHVSMDAPFVQGEENSLLDVLENDGEDKPDSGLINDSLRKEVQRALSTLTQREADVITLYFGLNGEHAMTLEEIGEKFNLTRERVRQIKEKAIRRLRHTSRSKALKTYLG
- a CDS encoding fibronectin type III domain-containing protein codes for the protein MWLCILCLLGHSMVAAPGTAYSGVNNTHLVNGGAGAHDHHAFFLDCEVPYNPLTYEITAGSAHLYWYNISYSNVTWDIQYRVVGTPTWTTISGLTSSNFVLMGLANNTTYEWQVRTNCSGESSAFTASTSFTTQCQTPGSPFASDIKAVSAKLNWTAAAPNQTYAIQYRVVGTSNWTVMTEVLRSSFTVSDLVNNTTYEWQVKTVCSATESSTYTAISQFTTQCRQPSGLTTDLVAAHSARLNWNSDYSASPEILYDLQWQAVGDANWTTVSGLTSVSYSLSGLTNGRSYQWRVRSRCSAADNPNYTAPVTFNTLCANTASLLNVTSVMPSAASLSWYTTDFSAKEPYVLQWRSTGATTWNSVSPVTSPYSLTGLSNNTTYEWQIANGCTESMVSTPTASVTFTTQCSAPSEPSTANISSTQARLNWFPPYYYGPSTSYELRWRVVGTSVWNTVTNLTGTTYLLSSLTNGASYEWQIKTLCSAQESSEYTALTTFATQCTRPTSPSVNAITSTSARLNWSGPGEGVTFMMNWRVQGTTTWNVVSDIPTTSVDLDGLVNATTYEWRVQTVCPGGGNSTFSSSTTFVTQCTNAAYAFKATAIIPTGATLSWYGPTEGTLYDIRWRPLGTTVWNTVSNYVPTTTSLNLTNLTNATTYEWQVRTVCRDGQGSVYGPLQTFTTQCQMPMYLTAMGVTGTSVSLNWAANGNPPDMPYQVQWRVQGIGADWNTANPSNPSFLMSGLTPNTTYEWRVRTQCSSTTNSSFADVVTFSTTDAPAGACTVPVSLTANNLLPTGARLSWIGSATGYEIRYRLINTDSWTVVPDLTSSGYEITGLLANTTYEWQVKAACSDYSASAYFQTQCALPTATSTTNITASGARFNWSGGNGGGLYEIQYRVVNTPDWTTVGNLSTTYYEVAGLSNTTSYEWRVRRVCSATDRPAFTPSITFMTSCRAPTNPYVSETGSTSAELDWSGTGDSFEVRWRPTGSSTWTTDVNMAATEHSLTSLTPDTQYEWQVRQRCGANSVSAYTGVEFFRTRCSLPVSPVATELTASTVRLSWAGAGDTYDIQWRLLGTTAWTATGSFAGKQYVLTGLTDNSVYEWQVRSVCTPTSSSAFTTPSTFQTGCRQPYNLVVALQTSNSAQLSWSGGGADITYEIQWRVTNTPGWTTISNLIQPAYRLSGLPAKTTVEWQVRTVCSATSNTAFVGGPTFQTQCALPAYQRTDFVSPKSAQLSWGPVADGNFELQWRVAGGMNWNSVKTTRTLYSLTGLTIGTTYEWRVRTLCSPTDSSAFIGPVSFTTQCSSPSALTTSNVGPGSAVLNWTGPTSGEVPDSTITYEVNWRAQGNPAWTVVRGLTTTTYALTGLTSGTVYEWTVRTSCLAGDNSLFAPSVTFSAQCLASVASVQVSSVSAGSASLTWGSGAPGTYTPNYDLRWRVQGSATWTTVSSLTSTAYSLTGLANNTRYEAQVQGICSDGQRTDFSRVVTFRTACVLPAELSTTAIGSSSARVNWSTPVSATYVFDLRWRPVGSADWTTAGLVTSGYALTGLTNNTLYEWQIRTGCNPTNITVYSAPQIFRTRCTAPAGTFTSSITGNSAQLNWTNFDGASMYEVRWRAVGTSTWSVSGSLTSSPYTLTGLSVNSWYEWQVRTICSDGQPADFSPLLRFLTTDTVVCTSMFTLKNGDWNDVTVWSCGRLPNSSDPIRVKHTVSLPAGYVGNVQQVSLDVGGRVNFGLNARLRMNP